One window of Chamaesiphon minutus PCC 6605 genomic DNA carries:
- a CDS encoding serine/threonine-protein kinase, producing the protein MSYCLNPSCVRPENPPQSNFCRSCGGRLRLRDRYLAVEPIGQGGFGRTFKAIDEDKPSKPFCVIKQFFPQVEGTNAAQKAAELFTQEASALEQLDYPNIPELLAYFITPDGRQYLVQEFIDGQNLKTELELQGKFSVARTRELLLTILPTLAYIHHLGFIHRDIKPENIIRRTNDGSLYLVDFGAAKIASAEPPAKGTTIGTPEFMAPEQGWGKAFVSSDLYSLGMTCLNLLTGVSPLALFDDSQNRWIWRDSLTTEIDPKLGAVLDKLIEPRPIDRYQTAKEAIEALQADLISNLPVAVTPDSPPAIPTTNSAPVTYLPTINTSNNWSCNYTFEWHRKPINTLDLSTDGRYLISGDDGGTVAIWNLSIPQQPIATYSTNNAIYAVAISPNLSQVASGDKKRRVQLRRKESVINSVQELRADLSNLDSHNGFVYSVRFSPDGKILASGGADRRIRLWNAETSKIIYTLDGHQESVMAMQFMLNGKILISAGADRTIRFWDLEHKQLLKTIEAHTQTIHALAISRDNKVIISGSTDRTVQVRQLGTSTHHTLQGHQDGVLSVAISPDGKTIASGSMDGVVNLWDADTKSSIASFQAHQSAVKSIVFHPQGQTLITASWDRTIKIWQAS; encoded by the coding sequence ATGAGTTACTGCCTCAATCCTAGTTGCGTGCGTCCAGAAAATCCGCCTCAGAGTAATTTCTGCCGTAGTTGTGGCGGGAGATTAAGACTGCGCGATCGCTATTTGGCGGTAGAACCGATCGGGCAAGGTGGATTCGGACGCACGTTTAAAGCGATCGATGAGGACAAACCATCGAAGCCTTTTTGTGTCATCAAGCAATTTTTCCCGCAAGTAGAAGGCACTAATGCTGCACAGAAAGCAGCGGAATTATTTACTCAAGAAGCGAGTGCGCTGGAACAATTAGATTATCCCAATATTCCCGAATTACTAGCCTATTTTATTACACCAGATGGTCGTCAATATTTAGTACAAGAATTTATTGACGGTCAAAATCTTAAAACTGAGTTAGAACTTCAGGGTAAGTTTTCAGTCGCTCGAACTAGGGAATTATTATTGACAATCTTACCAACTTTAGCCTATATCCATCACTTGGGATTTATCCATCGCGATATCAAGCCCGAAAATATCATTCGGCGCACTAATGATGGTAGTTTGTATTTAGTTGATTTTGGGGCGGCTAAAATCGCTTCAGCCGAGCCGCCAGCAAAAGGAACGACCATCGGCACGCCAGAGTTTATGGCACCAGAACAAGGCTGGGGTAAGGCTTTTGTCTCTAGCGATCTCTACAGTTTGGGGATGACTTGTCTCAATTTATTGACTGGAGTTTCCCCCCTAGCCCTATTTGATGATAGTCAAAATCGCTGGATTTGGCGAGATAGTCTAACCACCGAGATCGACCCAAAATTAGGCGCAGTTTTGGATAAACTAATCGAGCCGCGCCCGATCGATCGCTATCAAACAGCCAAAGAAGCGATCGAGGCTTTGCAAGCCGATCTTATCTCTAATCTGCCAGTCGCGGTTACTCCTGATTCGCCCCCAGCGATCCCAACAACTAATTCCGCTCCAGTTACTTATCTGCCCACAATTAATACCAGCAATAATTGGAGTTGCAACTATACATTTGAATGGCATCGCAAACCGATTAATACCCTCGATTTATCTACCGATGGTCGATATTTAATTAGCGGCGATGATGGCGGCACTGTCGCAATTTGGAACTTAAGCATTCCCCAACAACCGATCGCGACATATAGTACTAATAATGCGATCTATGCCGTTGCCATTAGCCCCAATCTCAGTCAAGTTGCTAGCGGTGACAAAAAGCGGCGCGTTCAACTCCGACGCAAGGAATCAGTTATCAATTCGGTTCAGGAACTACGTGCAGATCTGAGTAATTTAGATAGTCACAATGGGTTTGTTTATAGCGTGCGCTTTAGTCCCGACGGCAAGATTTTAGCGAGCGGGGGAGCCGATCGGCGGATTCGATTGTGGAATGCCGAGACGAGTAAAATTATCTATACGCTCGATGGACATCAAGAGTCGGTAATGGCGATGCAGTTTATGCTCAATGGCAAGATTTTAATCAGTGCGGGTGCCGATCGCACGATTAGATTTTGGGATTTGGAGCACAAGCAATTACTCAAGACGATCGAGGCTCATACCCAGACAATTCACGCTTTGGCAATTAGTAGAGATAACAAAGTTATTATCAGCGGTAGTACCGATCGCACCGTCCAAGTTCGTCAATTAGGCACCTCTACTCATCATACTCTCCAAGGCCATCAGGATGGAGTTCTGAGCGTTGCAATTAGTCCCGATGGCAAAACCATCGCTTCTGGCTCGATGGATGGCGTGGTGAACCTTTGGGACGCCGATACCAAATCATCGATCGCTAGTTTCCAAGCTCATCAAAGCGCGGTTAAATCGATCGTCTTTCACCCGCAAGGACAAACCCTAATTACCGCTAGCTGGGATCGCACGATTAAAATTTGGCAAGCAAGTTAA
- a CDS encoding bestrophin family protein — protein sequence MNLDRNWFSSALKIKGSVIPTIRSRVLWCGAFGLFVSVLSFYKIPVAAKALGGIIPSIVLGLLLVFRTNTAYERFWEGRKAWGSIVNHIRNLSRLIWVAIAELNPIHRHEKEQSLKLLVAFAFATKLHLRSQSIDERVSKLVSPLQFSKLMTVKNPPLEIAFWISDFLQAKQEQGQISLYQMNELQGLLNSLVDNLGACERILRTPMPMAYAIHLKQLLLIYCLLLPFQVVEELRWWTAPAVVLVSFILFGIEAIGVEIENPFGTDPNDLPLDMICNTIDQNIDDLISIETHYRRAGAYGNNLDEQLN from the coding sequence ATGAATTTAGATCGAAACTGGTTTAGCTCCGCCTTGAAAATCAAAGGTTCGGTGATACCAACCATTCGCAGTCGAGTTCTGTGGTGTGGAGCTTTTGGCTTATTTGTTTCAGTTTTATCTTTTTATAAAATTCCCGTTGCTGCCAAAGCTTTAGGTGGTATCATTCCTAGCATTGTATTAGGACTATTACTAGTATTTCGGACGAATACCGCCTATGAAAGATTTTGGGAAGGGAGAAAAGCTTGGGGCAGTATCGTCAATCATATTCGTAATTTATCTCGATTGATTTGGGTTGCTATTGCCGAACTGAATCCGATTCATCGACATGAAAAAGAGCAATCCCTCAAACTTTTAGTAGCCTTTGCTTTTGCAACGAAATTGCACTTGCGCTCGCAATCGATCGATGAACGGGTGTCCAAACTTGTCTCTCCACTTCAATTTTCTAAGCTCATGACTGTCAAAAATCCACCTTTAGAAATTGCCTTTTGGATTAGTGACTTTCTCCAAGCAAAGCAGGAGCAGGGGCAGATTAGCTTGTATCAAATGAACGAACTGCAAGGTCTGCTCAACAGTTTAGTCGATAATCTCGGCGCGTGCGAACGAATTTTGCGGACGCCAATGCCAATGGCATATGCAATTCACCTCAAACAATTACTGCTAATTTATTGCTTATTATTACCATTTCAAGTTGTCGAAGAACTCAGATGGTGGACAGCACCAGCCGTCGTTCTCGTTAGTTTTATTTTATTTGGTATTGAAGCGATCGGCGTAGAAATTGAAAACCCATTTGGCACCGATCCTAACGATTTACCTCTCGATATGATTTGCAATACGATCGACCAAAATATCGACGATCTGATTAGCATCGAAACCCACTATCGTCGTGCGGGAGCCTATGGGAATAATTTGGACGAGCAGTTGAATTAG